From one Phorcysia thermohydrogeniphila genomic stretch:
- the tsaD gene encoding tRNA (adenosine(37)-N6)-threonylcarbamoyltransferase complex transferase subunit TsaD, whose product MIVLGIDTSCDDTSIAVYDSSKNTVLSNIVSSQHQFHLPFGGVVPEIAARKHAENIDIVFEEALKVAGIKVKDIELITVTRAPGLLPALLVGLTFGKGIAYCLNIPFKGVHHIEAHVFSPFIGSTPPEVFLALVVSGGHTLLILVEGLGKYRVIGKTLDDAVGEAYDKVAKMLGLGYPGGPIIDRIFKSYSGEYLELPKPKVPGFNYSFSGLKTAVRRLVEKGYPAEQIAASFQKTAIEYLVGKLKKALKEFNVKDIAVSGGVSANSLLREKLLELQEEGYRVHLPKMEYTSDNGAMVAYVGFKRFLLEGEDPLTLNAVARLGL is encoded by the coding sequence ATGATTGTTCTTGGAATAGATACCTCCTGTGATGATACATCTATAGCCGTTTATGATAGCTCTAAAAACACGGTTCTCTCCAACATAGTTTCATCCCAACACCAGTTTCACCTACCCTTTGGAGGGGTTGTTCCAGAGATTGCAGCAAGAAAGCACGCAGAGAACATAGATATAGTCTTTGAAGAAGCTTTAAAAGTTGCAGGCATAAAGGTTAAGGATATTGAACTCATTACAGTTACGAGAGCTCCCGGCCTCCTGCCTGCACTCCTTGTCGGGCTAACCTTTGGCAAGGGTATCGCCTACTGTCTGAACATTCCTTTTAAAGGAGTTCACCACATTGAGGCCCATGTCTTCTCCCCCTTCATAGGTTCTACGCCTCCAGAAGTCTTTTTAGCCTTAGTAGTAAGCGGAGGACACACGCTTTTAATCTTGGTTGAGGGACTCGGGAAATACAGGGTAATCGGGAAAACCCTTGATGATGCCGTCGGCGAGGCCTACGACAAAGTTGCCAAAATGCTCGGTCTTGGCTATCCGGGGGGCCCGATAATAGATAGAATCTTTAAGAGCTACAGCGGAGAGTATTTAGAGCTCCCCAAACCAAAAGTTCCCGGTTTTAACTACAGCTTTAGCGGTCTTAAAACGGCAGTAAGGCGATTAGTAGAAAAGGGCTACCCAGCAGAGCAGATTGCAGCTTCCTTTCAGAAAACGGCAATAGAGTACTTAGTCGGAAAGCTAAAAAAAGCCCTAAAAGAGTTTAACGTTAAAGACATTGCCGTTTCCGGTGGAGTTTCCGCAAACTCCCTACTAAGGGAGAAGCTGTTGGAGCTCCAAGAAGAAGGCTACAGAGTACACTTACCAAAAATGGAATACACCTCAGATAACGGTGCAATGGTTGCCTACGTCGGCTTTAAAAGATTCTTACTAGAAGGAGAGGACCCCTTAACCCTAAACGCTGTCGCAAGGTTAGGTCTTTAA